The Mycobacterium avium subsp. avium genomic sequence AATTGCACGGTCGGCACGCCCGCCGCTTCGAGCGCGGCGCCGAAGGCCAATCCTTCGTCGCGCAGCGGATCGTGGCCGGCGACCACCACGACCGCGGGCGGGAGTCCGCGTAGGTCGGCGTTCAGCGGCGTGGCGTAGGGGTGCGCGCGGTCTCGGGTCGAGGGCACGTAGCAATCCCAGTACCACCGCAGCGCCGGCGCCGGGTTGTAGTAGCCCTGGCCGAAGAGGCGGTACGACTCGGTGTCGAAATCGGCCGCGATCACCGGATAGATCAGCAGTTGGGCCGCCGGCGCCGGGCCGCCGCGGTCGCGACACATGACCGTGGTCACCGCGGCCAGGTTGCCGCCCGCGCTGTCGCCGCCCACGACCAGTCGTGCGGGGTCGGCCCCGAGCGCGTCGGCGTGGTCGCGGGCCCAGCACGTCGCCGCGTACACGTCTTCGGCGGCCGCCGGCCACGCGTTCTCCGGGGCCAACCGGTAGTCGACCGAAACGACAACGGCGGGAACAAGATTGGCAAGATTGCGGCACAGGCCGTCGTGACTGTCAAGGTCGCAGAACACGAAGCCACCGCCGTGGGCGTACACGAGGGCGGGGAGCGGCGCCGCCGCTTCGGGTCGGTATACGCGTATGCGGAGGGGGCCGCCCGGACCCTCGACCAACCGATCGGCCACCTCGGCGACGGGCTCGGGCTGGGCCGGCGGCACCAGCCTGGATCGGATCAGCGCTCGGGCCTCGGCGCCGCTCATCTGCTGCACGGGTGGAAACCCGCTGTCCAATTGCTCGATGATCGCCGCGATCTGCGGCTCGAGGCTCACGCGTACTGCAGGGCGGGGCGCGGCTTGGGCACCGGATGCTGCGGCCGCATCGGCGGCAACGGCCGCAGGCGCTGCAGGGTCGGCGCGACCCGTTGCGGGCCTCCCTCCACGTTGCGCCACACGCCCATCGCGGTCATCCGTACCGGCGCTGCCAGCCGCTGGTCGAGCGCCATGCGCTGCAGCGGACCGCACACCGACACGGCTGCGGCAGCTTCGCCGGGACCGCCGATTGGAGCTGCGACACAGCCAAACCCGAGCAAGGATTCTTCGCGTTCGAAAGCGACGCCGTGCGCCCTGACCTTGGCGAGTTCGGCCGCCAGTTGCGGGGCGCTGGAAATCGAGTATTTGGTCGGGCGAGCCCCCAGGTCGAGGTCGGTCGCCTCGTCGCGGTAAGCCAGGATCGCCTTGCCGACGGCCGTACAGTGCGCCGGCTGACGGCCCCCGACCCGGCTCGGGATCACACTGTTCAGCCGGTCACCGACCTTCTCCAGATAAACGACGTCGGGGCCGTCCAGCACCGCCAGGTGCACGACAAGCCCGGTGGCACGGTGCAATTCGACCAACAAGGGGGTGGCTGCGCGCACCAGACGATCCTGGTGCACGGCCAGCGAGCCCAGCTCGACGAGGCGCATGCCGAGTTCGTAGTCACGGCCGCTGCGGCGCAGCCAGCGCAACTGGACCAACCGCTCCAGCATCCGGTGCGCCGACGAGCGCGGCAGGCCGGTGCGGCGCACGATCTGGGCCAGCGTCAGGCGTCCCGGCCCGTCGAATGCGTCCAGCACCAGCGAGATGCGGTCGATGACCGCGGTGGGGGTTTCGGCGGGCGCGGGCATATGTCCTCCTGGATGGCATATTCCTATTAGGAATATCTTCCTACCACACCGCTGTGTTCGTTGTCACACAGGACACGCCCCGGGGCGACATTCGCGCGTGTAACGCCACGGCGGGTTCCGGGGTGATTTCTCCGCCGTGGCGTTACACGCGCGGCAAGCGACAACCGGCGGCCGAGGCGCCGGCGCGGCGGCCGTAGAAGCTGCCGTCGCCGAGCGAGATGCCGCTGGCGTAGCCCCAGGCGGCCAGCCCGGCGGTGCACCGGCCGGCCGCGAAGAGGCCCGGGATGGGCTGCCCGCTGACGTGCAGCACCTCGGCGTCCAGCGTGGTGGCCAGCCCGCCCAGGGTGAAGCCGCCGGTGCTTTCCCGCAGGTCGACCGCGCCGACGGGGGAGCCGATCGGCCTGATCCACTCGGGCTTCTTGTGCAGCAGCGGATCCTCGCCGCGGGCGGCGCCCGCGTTGTAGGCGGCCACGGTGTCCTGCAGCGAACCGGGCGGCAGGGCCATGTCGCGTTCCAGGTCGGCCACCGTGTCGGCCACCCAGGTCGCCGGGCGCAGCATCAGCTTGGGCGACCACGAGGCCATCGCCTCGTCCTGGGCGTCGCCGTCGATGATCAGGTAGGCGGTGTTGTCCTGCTGGTAGAGGGTGAGCTGCCCGATCCGGCCCGGGTAGGTGTCCTCGGCGACGTAGCGCTGGCCGCGGCCGTTGACCAGGATGCCGCGCACCAACTGCTGGGGATCGATGAAGATCGCCACCTCGGTGGCGTCCATGTGCGCGAGGTCGGCGCCCAGCGCCTGGGCCATCCGGATCGCCTGCCCGTCGTGCTGCTCGATCGAGGCGGCCGGGCGTCCAGCGATGCGCGGCGCGTAGCGGGCCACCATGGAGTCGTTGTAGGCGAAGCTGCCGGTCGCCAGCACCACGCCGGTACGCGCCCGGATGTTCATCTCGGTGCCGTACCTTCGCGCGCGCATGCCGACGACCCGGCCGTCGGACTCGGTGATCAGCCGCTGCACCCGCACGTCGTAGAGCGCGCGGGCGCCGGCGGCGGTGGCGCTCTCGACGAGCGGCTTCATCAACATGTAGCCGGCGCTGGCTTCGCCCTGCTTCTTGTTCTGCATCTGCGGGACGTGCCCGCGCGGAGCGGGGGAGGCGATGGTGTTGAACGGATACGAGTTCTCCCCGCCGCTGTACATCAACCCCTGATCGCCCATCGGCTCCCAGCCGGGCTCGCCGAAGAACTCCGCCTTGAACGGCACTCCGCAGCCGACCAGCCACTCGAAGTGGGCGAGGCTGCCCGCGCAGTAGTCGGCGATCCGGTCGGCGTCGGCACCCGGGCCCTCGCAACGTTGAGGAACGCCGCCATGTTGTCGACGGAATCGGTGAAACCACAAGCCTTCTGGATGGGCGTGCCGCCGCCCAGGTAGATGAAACCGCCGGCCATCGCCGCCGCGCCGCCCCAGGATCCGGTGCGCTCCAGCACCAGGACGTCGGCCCCGGCGCGGGCCGCTTCCACCGCCGCGGCCGCACCGGCCACGCCGTAGCCGGCGATGACGACGTCGGCCTCGTGGTCCCACGAGGTGATCGACGACGCGGGTATCGGTGTGACGTCGGTATTCACATGCGCATCGCCGCGGGTGGTTCCGGAATCCACTCGTGGCCCCAGTAGCTGTCGGCGGTGATTTCCTCTGCGGTGTAATAGGTTTCGTCGACCCGCATCCCGTCGGTGCCGAATTCGATGTCCCAGTCGCCGGGCGCGCGGACGTAGAAGGACACCATCTTGTCGTTGGTGTGCCGTCCCAGGGTGGACGCGACGGTGAAGCCGTCGGCATTGACCCGGTCAAGCGCCTGCCCGACGGCGTCGAGGCTGTCCACCTCCACCATGACGTGGACCAGCCCCGGGTCGCGCTGTTGGGCGGCCGGGCAGATCGCCAGGCTGTGGTGGCGTGCGTTGATGCCCAGGAACCGCACCCGGATCGGGCCGAACTCCGCGGGCAGCGGCACCCGGAACGCGCCACGAGACCGGAATCCCAGTACCTCGGTGTAGAAGTCGAACAGACCGTTCGGGTCGGTGGCGGGCACCACCACGTGGCCCAGACCCTGGTCGCCCGTCACGAACTTCGCGCCGAACGGGGTGATGACCGGGCTGTGGTCGAGCACCGCGCCGTGGAACACCTCCAGCGTCGTGCCGGCCGGATCCTCGAAGGTGATCACCTCTTCGACGCGGCGGGCGTCGGCCTCTTGGAGCGACAATTCCTTGAAGGCCACCCCGGCGCCGTCCAGCGTGGCCTTGACCCGCTGCAGTGCCTGGTGGTCACGCACCTCCCAGCCGACCGTGACCACCCGGTCAACGTCGCCGGGCACGACGATGATCCGGGCCGCGCGTTCGTCCATCCGCAGGTACAGGGCCGACTCGTCGGGTCCTTTACCCTCCGCGAACCCCAGCACACCGAACGCGAAATGGCGCCAGCGCTCGATGTCGGCCGTCGAAACTGTGATGTAGCCAAGGCTTTTCAGGTCAGACATGGAAAACCTCTCAGATCAAGGCTCGCAGCGGGCCTTCGGGCGGGTCGATGCCGATCGAACTCAGCGCCGACGCGTGATAGGTGGTCCCGGGGACGTGGATGGCGTGCATCTGGCCGACGTGCACGTCGCGCCAATACCGTTGCAGCGGCTTGTCCATTCGCGCCGCGTTGCCGCCGGAGCGGGCGAAGATCTCGTCGACCGCCGACACCGCCCGCCACACCGCGCGGACCTGGGTGCGCCGGCCGGCCGCGCGGTCGGCGAAGGACACCTCCTTGCCGGAGGCGACGATGTCGTAGATCCGGTCGGCGTTGGCCAGCAGTTCCTGGCGGGCGGCGTTGATGTCGGCCGCGGCCTCGCCGATGGCGTACATGACGTAGGGGTCGTCCTTGATCGCCGTTCCGGTGGCGC encodes the following:
- a CDS encoding alpha/beta hydrolase — protein: MSLEPQIAAIIEQLDSGFPPVQQMSGAEARALIRSRLVPPAQPEPVAEVADRLVEGPGGPLRIRVYRPEAAAPLPALVYAHGGGFVFCDLDSHDGLCRNLANLVPAVVVSVDYRLAPENAWPAAAEDVYAATCWARDHADALGADPARLVVGGDSAGGNLAAVTTVMCRDRGGPAPAAQLLIYPVIAADFDTESYRLFGQGYYNPAPALRWYWDCYVPSTRDRAHPYATPLNADLRGLPPAVVVVAGHDPLRDEGLAFGAALEAAGVPTVQLRYEGGIHGFMTMPMLDIAHRARNEAAAALADLLRR
- a CDS encoding IclR family transcriptional regulator, with the protein product MPAPAETPTAVIDRISLVLDAFDGPGRLTLAQIVRRTGLPRSSAHRMLERLVQLRWLRRSGRDYELGMRLVELGSLAVHQDRLVRAATPLLVELHRATGLVVHLAVLDGPDVVYLEKVGDRLNSVIPSRVGGRQPAHCTAVGKAILAYRDEATDLDLGARPTKYSISSAPQLAAELAKVRAHGVAFEREESLLGFGCVAAPIGGPGEAAAAVSVCGPLQRMALDQRLAAPVRMTAMGVWRNVEGGPQRVAPTLQRLRPLPPMRPQHPVPKPRPALQYA
- the bphC gene encoding biphenyl-2,3-diol 1,2-dioxygenase → MSDLKSLGYITVSTADIERWRHFAFGVLGFAEGKGPDESALYLRMDERAARIIVVPGDVDRVVTVGWEVRDHQALQRVKATLDGAGVAFKELSLQEADARRVEEVITFEDPAGTTLEVFHGAVLDHSPVITPFGAKFVTGDQGLGHVVVPATDPNGLFDFYTEVLGFRSRGAFRVPLPAEFGPIRVRFLGINARHHSLAICPAAQQRDPGLVHVMVEVDSLDAVGQALDRVNADGFTVASTLGRHTNDKMVSFYVRAPGDWDIEFGTDGMRVDETYYTAEEITADSYWGHEWIPEPPAAMRM